The genomic region TTTATAAAGGAGTTGTTTTACCAAATTTCGAAGAAATTAATCAATCTGTTAAAAAAATATTTTATGAAGTAATTAAATGGTAATAAATAATTATGGAGTCACAATCCTTATTAATTATTGAAATAATTGACCTGCATTTGCTCCAAATATTTTGACTGAAAAAGCAAGTAAAATAATTCCAAATATTTTTTTTAGTATATCTAATCCATTATTTCCTATTGTTTTAGCAATAAAATCACATTTATCTATCACCAAATAGACCACTATCATATTAATAATTAAAGATAAAAGAATAATATTAACATCATAAGTTGACCTTAGTGAAATTAAAGTGGTTAAAGATCCTGGGCCAGCTATAAGTGGAAAGGCTATTGGAACGATAGAAGTTTGAGAATTTTTTGTAACTTTATGAATATCTATACCTAATATCATCTCTAGTCCTATTAAAAATAAAACTATAGATCCTGCTACCGAAAAAGAATAGATATCTACACCGATAATTTTTAACATAGGAAGACCTAAAAATAAAAAAGATAAAAATATAACAAAAGAAGATATTATTACTTTTTTAGTATCTATAATATTTCCTTTAGATTTAAATCCCATAATTATCGGTGCATTTCCTAGTATATCTATAATACTAAAAAGTATCATAAAACAACTTATTAATGAATGTATCCATTTCATATTCTAAAATATATTCATAATTAATATAATATTAAAATCACAAATTAAACAAAAATACAATCAGTATTATTAATTTGAAAAAAAAAATTTAAATATATTTTTTTTTTATGTTTATTACTTTTTTAAAAGCTATTTTCATAGGCTATCCATCCTGCTTTTCTATAATTTTCTGCAACTATTTTTGGATTATCGGATTGATAAATCGCTTTTCCAACAATAATGAAATCACATTTTTTTTTTATAAAAGCCTGATTAGGATGAATGTAATTATTTCCTTTATAGTTTTTTATTGAATCAGAAAAATGTATACCAGGAGTAAATAATAATAATCTATTGTCAACTTTTCTTTGTGCTACTGTCCCAATTACTTTTGAATTTTTTAAAGAAATATTTAATGCTTTTCTTATATAGTTATCATCAGATAATCTTCCATAAGAAGACATTTCAGATATAGTAATTAATCCAATATTAGAAGGAATATTTAAATTTTCTATACTTTTACTTCCTGCAAGTACATGTACTGTAATCACATCTGCCCAAGAAGAAATTTTATGTATACCATGATGTAGTTGAAGATAATTTGTAGGTCCTACATCGCAGAATTTTCTATCTTCAAATAATAAAAATTTCTTTTTTAAAGAAATTTTTTTAAGAAAGCTTATAAATGAAAATGAAAAATCACTAATAATATCTACATGAAGCTTTAATCCACAAATTTGATCTCCAATTAAATTTACTAACTCTAAAATTTTTTCAGAATGTATTAAATCTGCTGAAAAAATCAAATTAGTTTTTTTTTTTAATGCTATATCAATAAGTTTTTTTCCGATTGGATGATAAATTTTTTCTTTTTTTTCTTCATAAGAAATACGTTTTTTCTGAATATTTTTTATATATTTTTTTTGGAAAAAAAACTTAATTATATGTATTTCTTTTTCTTTTAAAAGATTTTTTTTTTCTAATATTTTTAAAACTTCTCCTATACGAAATAAAGATCGTATATTAAATCCTTTATTTTTTATATTTTCTATTCCTCCTTGTTCACGATCAAGAATAGATAAAATATTTTTTATAATCAATCCTTCTTTTTCAAGATCTATTACGGTTTTTAATAAACTATCTCCACTCGTTATTACATCTTCTATGATAAGGCATTTTTGTCCTTTTTTGTAAATTCCTTCTATCATTTTTTTTGTTCCATAACCTTTATTTTCTTTTCTTTTAATAATTAAAGGAATATTAGATCTTAATGATAAAGCAGTAGCTATAGGTAAAGCTGCATAAGGGACTCCACAAATTAATTCAAATGTATGAGGTGGAACTTCATTTAAAAGAAGATCCGATAGTTTTATTAATAAATCTGGTCTAGAAGCAATTGGACGTAAATCTATATATATGGGAGAATTTATTCCACTTTTTAAGGTAAAATGACCAAATTTAAGAATCCCTAAATTATAAATTTTAAAAAAAAATTGTTCCTTGTCCTTCATAAAAAACCTTTTTTAGTAAAGTTAAAAATTTTATACTTTTGGGATTCTTTTGTAATATTACATAATATATATGCTATGATTATGAAAAAAATAGATATTTCCACTAATATAAATGGAATAAAATTTTCATCATGTATCATGAATGCTTCAGGGATTTTATGTTGTACCGAAAAAGAACTTTATAATCTTATGATTAGTTCTTCAGGAGCTGTAGTTACAAAAAGTTGTACTATAAAACCAAGAAAGGGTAATTTAAAACCAAGGTATTTTGAATGGAAGGGAGGAAGTATTAATTCTATGGGATTG from Blattabacterium sp. (Cryptocercus punctulatus) str. Cpu harbors:
- a CDS encoding MarC family protein, yielding MKWIHSLISCFMILFSIIDILGNAPIIMGFKSKGNIIDTKKVIISSFVIFLSFLFLGLPMLKIIGVDIYSFSVAGSIVLFLIGLEMILGIDIHKVTKNSQTSIVPIAFPLIAGPGSLTTLISLRSTYDVNIILLSLIINMIVVYLVIDKCDFIAKTIGNNGLDILKKIFGIILLAFSVKIFGANAGQLFQ
- the pyrF gene encoding orotidine-5'-phosphate decarboxylase, which translates into the protein MKDKEQFFFKIYNLGILKFGHFTLKSGINSPIYIDLRPIASRPDLLIKLSDLLLNEVPPHTFELICGVPYAALPIATALSLRSNIPLIIKRKENKGYGTKKMIEGIYKKGQKCLIIEDVITSGDSLLKTVIDLEKEGLIIKNILSILDREQGGIENIKNKGFNIRSLFRIGEVLKILEKKNLLKEKEIHIIKFFFQKKYIKNIQKKRISYEEKKEKIYHPIGKKLIDIALKKKTNLIFSADLIHSEKILELVNLIGDQICGLKLHVDIISDFSFSFISFLKKISLKKKFLLFEDRKFCDVGPTNYLQLHHGIHKISSWADVITVHVLAGSKSIENLNIPSNIGLITISEMSSYGRLSDDNYIRKALNISLKNSKVIGTVAQRKVDNRLLLFTPGIHFSDSIKNYKGNNYIHPNQAFIKKKCDFIIVGKAIYQSDNPKIVAENYRKAGWIAYENSF